A window from Bacteroidota bacterium encodes these proteins:
- a CDS encoding BlaI/MecI/CopY family transcriptional regulator, with product MQKPTNAELAILRVLWAAGPSTVRAVHEAVDTAGYTTTLKFMQIMYKKGLVTRNSDAKAHVYTAAISETDAEQGVMQDFVNRNFQGSAQKLVLSALSMKSSTPEELAEIKELIAKLEKDQ from the coding sequence ATGCAAAAACCGACCAATGCAGAACTGGCAATTCTTCGTGTTTTGTGGGCAGCGGGGCCGAGCACGGTCCGGGCAGTGCACGAGGCTGTAGATACCGCAGGGTATACGACAACCCTGAAATTCATGCAGATCATGTATAAAAAGGGATTGGTGACGCGCAATAGCGACGCCAAGGCACACGTCTACACGGCGGCCATATCAGAGACAGACGCAGAGCAGGGGGTGATGCAGGATTTTGTCAACCGCAACTTTCAGGGTTCAGCGCAGAAGCTTGTCTTAAGTGCCCTCTCTATGAAATCGAGTACGCCGGAAGAATTGGCAGAAATAAAGGAGCTCATCGCGAAGCTCGAAAAGGACCAATGA